A part of Hippea maritima DSM 10411 genomic DNA contains:
- a CDS encoding U32 family peptidase: MVELLSPAGNLEKLKFAIEYGADAVYTALKSFSLRSRAPNLSFDEYLKAIDFVKSRSKRLYLTLNSYIFDRELNELKGLLDFLNKYPPDAVIVSDLGVLSMVNKYTNIPVHISTQANITNSEAINLLKQFRVERVVLARELTIGDIKVFKKNSDVELEAFVHGAMCMSYSGRCFISAYLTGRSANRGDCVQSCRWNYSVVESKRPDEVFEIEEHPEGSFIFNSYDMCALPILDKLIDAGISSFKIEGRMKSLYYVAITTAIYRDAIDTILNGGDFKSKIPFYMEELKKVSHRPYSFGFYLGHPKQYLKSSGYIRKCRFSGVVLGKKGDLYIVGVRDKMETGRYEVFSRGLKIKNICIDVFEESDGSKKKYGNPNEILYIRLPEDLEELSLLRRCDENNSR; this comes from the coding sequence ATGGTGGAGCTTTTAAGTCCTGCAGGGAATTTAGAGAAACTTAAATTTGCCATTGAATACGGCGCTGATGCCGTATATACAGCCTTAAAAAGCTTCTCTCTTCGCTCACGTGCCCCGAATTTAAGCTTTGATGAATATTTAAAGGCCATAGACTTTGTTAAATCCCGCTCCAAGAGATTGTATTTAACGCTTAATTCATATATCTTTGATAGGGAACTAAATGAGTTAAAAGGGTTGTTGGATTTTTTGAATAAATATCCGCCAGATGCTGTTATTGTTTCTGATTTAGGCGTTTTATCTATGGTTAATAAATATACCAATATACCCGTTCATATAAGCACTCAAGCCAATATAACAAACTCAGAGGCAATAAACTTACTAAAACAGTTTAGAGTTGAAAGGGTGGTGCTTGCAAGAGAATTGACGATTGGTGATATAAAGGTGTTCAAGAAGAACAGTGATGTTGAACTTGAAGCTTTTGTCCATGGTGCTATGTGTATGTCTTACTCAGGTAGGTGTTTTATTAGTGCTTATCTTACAGGAAGAAGTGCAAATAGGGGGGATTGTGTTCAAAGTTGCAGGTGGAACTATTCCGTTGTAGAATCAAAAAGACCTGATGAGGTTTTTGAAATTGAGGAACACCCAGAGGGTAGTTTTATATTTAACTCATACGATATGTGCGCTTTGCCTATATTGGATAAATTAATAGATGCCGGAATTAGCTCTTTTAAGATTGAGGGGAGGATGAAGAGCCTCTACTATGTGGCCATAACCACTGCCATTTATAGGGATGCTATAGATACGATATTAAACGGAGGTGACTTCAAGTCAAAGATTCCATTTTACATGGAAGAGCTTAAAAAGGTTAGCCATAGACCTTATTCTTTTGGGTTTTATCTTGGACATCCAAAGCAATACTTAAAAAGCTCAGGGTATATAAGGAAGTGTAGATTTTCTGGGGTTGTGTTGGGTAAAAAGGGTGATCTTTATATAGTTGGCGTGCGTGATAAAATGGAAACTGGTAGATATGAGGTTTTTAGTAGAGGATTAAAGATAAAAAACATTTGCATAGATGTCTTTGAGGAGTCTGATGGTAGCAAAAAAAAATATGGAAATCCCAATGAAATTTTGTATATTAGGTTACCTGAAGACTTAGAGGAATTGAGTTTGTTAAGAAGGTGTGATGAGAATAATAGCAGGTAA
- the rsmH gene encoding 16S rRNA (cytosine(1402)-N(4))-methyltransferase RsmH: MLMKHKSVLLKETITTLQPRNGGIYIDMTLGAAGHTEKLLKLSSPSGIVIAFDKDQDAIKHAQEKLKETYGDRLILINDDYANIKEHLRRLEIDEVDGVIMDLGVSLDQLKSDRGFSFNIDAPLDMRMDKNKPLTAEKIVNHWDMEELERIIRLYGEENFARRIAKAIVKNRPIHTTKELAELIELTVPRSVSRRIHPATRTFQALRIVVNDELESLQKGLKGAIEALKENGIICAISFHSLEDRIVKNILRDYKQKGVLRLLNKKPIRPTPQEVKSNKHSRSAKLRCALKLTREDSNV; this comes from the coding sequence ATTTTAATGAAACATAAAAGTGTCCTGCTTAAAGAGACTATAACAACATTACAGCCAAGAAACGGTGGGATATATATAGATATGACTTTGGGTGCTGCAGGCCATACAGAAAAATTGCTCAAACTTTCATCACCAAGTGGTATCGTCATTGCATTTGATAAAGATCAAGATGCAATAAAGCATGCTCAGGAGAAACTCAAGGAGACTTATGGTGATAGACTTATACTTATAAACGATGATTATGCCAATATTAAAGAACACCTGAGGAGATTGGAGATAGATGAGGTTGATGGTGTGATTATGGACCTGGGCGTGTCTTTAGATCAGTTAAAATCGGATAGAGGATTTTCCTTTAATATTGATGCCCCTTTGGATATGAGAATGGATAAGAACAAGCCCTTAACAGCAGAAAAAATAGTAAACCATTGGGATATGGAGGAGCTTGAGAGGATTATAAGGCTATATGGAGAAGAAAATTTTGCAAGGAGGATAGCTAAAGCTATAGTAAAAAACAGACCCATACACACCACTAAAGAACTTGCTGAACTTATAGAATTGACTGTGCCACGGAGTGTATCAAGAAGGATTCACCCAGCCACAAGGACATTTCAAGCTTTGAGAATAGTTGTAAATGATGAACTTGAAAGTCTCCAAAAGGGTTTAAAAGGTGCTATTGAAGCTTTGAAGGAGAATGGTATTATTTGTGCTATATCTTTTCATTCCTTAGAAGACAGAATAGTTAAGAATATCCTCAGAGATTATAAGCAAAAAGGTGTCTTGAGGCTTTTGAATAAGAAACCCATACGTCCAACGCCTCAAGAGGTAAAGAGCAATAAACACTCTCGCTCAGCCAAGCTGAGATGCGCTTTAAAGCTTACAAGGGAGGATAGTAATGTATGA
- a CDS encoding metal-dependent hydrolase, translating to MPKVTWIGQSAVLIEGKNTKLVIDPFITGNPDVKEGTFKSEDINVNYVLVTHGHWDHLGDAIDIAKRTKATLVAPFELVNYCMGKGVENAHPMHIGGSHRFSDDLWIKLTIAHHGSAVINDEEGIVYTGNPCGFLVELDGKVIYHAGDTGLFLDMQLIGQMKDIDLAILPIGDNFTMGPEDAAKAVEFLKPKMVMPIHYLAWDLIKQNPDEFAKLVGDKATVKAIKPGESLEL from the coding sequence ATGCCAAAGGTAACATGGATAGGCCAATCTGCTGTATTGATTGAGGGTAAAAATACGAAGCTCGTCATTGATCCGTTTATAACAGGTAATCCAGATGTCAAGGAGGGAACTTTTAAGTCAGAAGATATCAATGTTAATTATGTTCTTGTAACTCATGGGCATTGGGATCATTTAGGAGATGCTATTGATATAGCAAAAAGAACAAAAGCTACTTTGGTGGCTCCATTTGAGCTTGTTAATTATTGCATGGGTAAAGGTGTTGAAAATGCTCATCCCATGCATATAGGTGGTTCCCATAGATTTAGTGATGATTTGTGGATTAAACTTACTATTGCACATCACGGTAGCGCTGTAATAAACGATGAGGAGGGGATTGTTTATACGGGCAATCCATGCGGCTTTTTGGTTGAGCTTGATGGTAAGGTTATATACCATGCCGGTGATACAGGCTTATTTTTGGATATGCAACTTATAGGCCAGATGAAAGATATTGACCTTGCTATTCTGCCAATAGGCGATAACTTTACAATGGGTCCTGAGGATGCCGCTAAGGCTGTTGAATTCTTAAAACCTAAGATGGTTATGCCAATACACTATCTGGCCTGGGATTTGATAAAACAAAACCCAGACGAATTTGCAAAGCTTGTAGGCGATAAAGCTACCGTTAAAGCTATAAAGCCAGGCGAAAGCTTGGAGTTGTAA
- a CDS encoding peptidoglycan D,D-transpeptidase FtsI family protein, with protein sequence MNRVRYWFVVFFIFASFLAVVAKSFYIQLIKGSQYKKEYLNKLVRTITVEGKRGWIYDCKGRPIAINYPVFDLFVDPKYFFMLHKKYSQDEYYLEKEKAFFNDLGKVFLINKKRLLGILYSNPNSRFIVLKKNIPLDKYKLIKEDDNFIKAFGFVKHFRRFYPDGEFSSHVLGFCFSSNKGAEGIERYYDKFLSGLTMKEKIGLDVYKSRVAIKPTDGLNLKISLNRDIQDFVHENLKRTIELFQADKGAVIVMNPYNGQIIAMDSYPFYDNNHYSRYSYAFIKNRAVSDAFEPGSVFKLITMSAALDSGVFKGNEAVYCEKGRWRLHNKVIHDVHRFKTLNFEEIFVYSSNIGSAKIALRIGKKIFYKYLNRFGLGRKTGIDTISETKGIVKDIFNVGDVDLANMAFGQGISVSEIQLASMYSVIANGGYWVRPHFMINLFGDNSTQGYKIEKRKILKGSTVNKVKKILRDVVVYGTGKNAALKDYKTAGKTGTAQIAKHGKYQKEYVASFAGFAPFDNPRFVVVVSIFNPKRGGFYGGSVAAPLFAKIMEFVLHYYGIPQDKN encoded by the coding sequence TTGAATCGTGTTCGCTATTGGTTCGTAGTTTTTTTTATATTTGCATCCTTCCTTGCAGTAGTTGCAAAATCTTTTTATATTCAACTAATAAAGGGTTCTCAATACAAAAAGGAATACCTGAATAAACTGGTTAGGACAATAACAGTTGAAGGTAAGAGGGGTTGGATATACGACTGCAAAGGCAGACCCATTGCCATAAATTACCCTGTTTTTGATCTATTTGTTGATCCAAAATATTTTTTTATGTTGCATAAAAAATACAGTCAGGATGAATATTACCTTGAGAAAGAAAAGGCTTTCTTTAATGATTTGGGTAAGGTTTTTCTTATAAATAAAAAAAGGCTACTTGGAATCTTGTATTCAAATCCGAACTCTAGGTTTATAGTCCTTAAGAAAAATATACCCTTAGATAAATATAAACTAATAAAAGAAGATGATAACTTCATAAAAGCTTTTGGTTTTGTAAAGCACTTTAGGAGGTTTTATCCTGATGGTGAGTTTTCTTCGCATGTTCTGGGTTTCTGTTTCTCTTCCAATAAAGGTGCCGAAGGCATTGAGCGGTATTACGATAAGTTTTTGTCCGGTCTTACTATGAAGGAGAAAATAGGTCTTGATGTTTACAAAAGCAGAGTGGCTATAAAACCTACTGATGGATTGAACCTAAAAATTTCACTCAATAGGGATATTCAAGACTTTGTTCATGAAAACCTTAAGAGAACAATAGAGTTATTTCAGGCTGATAAAGGTGCTGTAATTGTTATGAATCCTTATAATGGCCAGATAATAGCAATGGATTCTTATCCTTTTTATGATAACAATCATTATAGTAGATATTCCTATGCGTTTATAAAAAACAGGGCTGTTAGCGACGCCTTTGAACCTGGTAGTGTATTTAAGTTGATTACAATGTCTGCGGCATTAGATAGTGGTGTTTTTAAAGGCAATGAAGCGGTATATTGCGAAAAAGGTAGATGGAGACTTCATAATAAAGTAATTCATGATGTACATAGATTTAAAACCTTGAATTTCGAGGAGATTTTTGTCTACTCTAGCAATATAGGTAGTGCAAAAATAGCTTTAAGAATTGGAAAGAAAATTTTCTATAAGTATTTGAATAGGTTTGGTCTTGGAAGAAAAACAGGCATTGATACAATATCCGAGACTAAAGGTATAGTTAAGGATATTTTCAATGTTGGAGATGTTGATTTGGCCAACATGGCATTTGGGCAAGGTATAAGTGTAAGTGAGATTCAACTTGCCAGCATGTATAGTGTTATAGCAAATGGTGGTTATTGGGTAAGGCCGCATTTTATGATAAACCTATTTGGAGATAATTCTACTCAGGGTTATAAAATTGAGAAACGAAAAATTTTAAAGGGCTCAACTGTGAATAAGGTTAAAAAGATTCTTAGGGATGTTGTTGTTTACGGAACAGGAAAGAATGCAGCGTTAAAGGATTATAAAACGGCTGGCAAAACGGGTACGGCTCAAATTGCAAAACACGGAAAATATCAAAAGGAATATGTTGCCTCTTTTGCGGGTTTTGCCCCCTTTGATAACCCTCGATTTGTTGTTGTTGTATCTATATTTAATCCTAAAAGAGGTGGTTTTTACGGGGGAAGCGTTGCAGCTCCTCTATTTGCCAAGATTATGGAGTTTGTTCTTCACTACTACGGCATACCTCAGGATAAAAATTAA
- the trxB gene encoding thioredoxin-disulfide reductase — MYDVVIIGGGPAGLAAGIYAARGGLKTIICEEKVFGGQIVMSYEVENYPGFPKGISGMELMDNFIKQAERFGVEMNYDGVKSIEDEGKTKCVTLSNDTKLTTKTIIIAAGASPNKLNCPGEKKFTGRGVSYCATCDGAFFRGKPVAVIGGGDSALEEALYLANLASKVYIIHRRDQLRAVKILQDRAFENKKIEFIFNHVVKEIQGDKFVNGILIENVKTGELSRVEVDGVFIYVGLTPNTEFVSDIIKLDEEGYIITNERMETNIPGIFAAGDIRVTPLRQVLTAASDGAIAASCAQKYIEMKC; from the coding sequence ATGTACGACGTTGTCATAATCGGTGGAGGTCCGGCTGGATTAGCTGCAGGTATTTATGCTGCAAGAGGCGGCCTAAAAACCATTATCTGCGAAGAGAAGGTCTTTGGCGGCCAAATCGTTATGTCTTACGAGGTAGAAAACTACCCAGGTTTTCCCAAAGGCATTAGCGGCATGGAGTTAATGGATAACTTCATAAAACAAGCTGAGAGATTCGGCGTAGAGATGAATTACGATGGCGTGAAAAGTATAGAAGATGAAGGTAAAACCAAATGCGTAACATTATCAAACGACACAAAGCTTACTACAAAGACAATAATAATAGCTGCTGGTGCCTCACCAAATAAACTCAATTGCCCAGGTGAGAAGAAATTTACAGGAAGAGGCGTATCCTATTGCGCAACATGCGATGGTGCATTTTTCAGAGGAAAACCCGTAGCAGTCATAGGTGGCGGTGACTCAGCTTTAGAGGAAGCCTTATATTTAGCAAATCTTGCATCCAAGGTTTACATAATTCACAGAAGGGATCAGCTCAGAGCTGTTAAAATACTCCAAGATAGAGCATTTGAAAATAAAAAAATAGAGTTCATTTTTAATCATGTTGTAAAAGAGATTCAAGGCGATAAATTTGTAAATGGGATATTGATAGAAAACGTAAAAACAGGGGAGCTTTCAAGAGTAGAGGTTGATGGTGTTTTTATATATGTAGGATTAACACCAAATACTGAATTTGTATCCGATATAATAAAACTTGATGAAGAGGGTTATATAATCACAAACGAAAGAATGGAAACAAATATTCCCGGTATATTTGCGGCTGGTGATATAAGGGTAACACCACTAAGACAGGTTCTAACGGCCGCATCAGATGGAGCAATAGCCGCATCCTGTGCCCAGAAATACATAGAAATGAAGTGCTAA
- a CDS encoding GTP-binding protein has protein sequence MMIFKIIITGSFNAGKTEFIRQISEIDPITTDKPVTEKELKEIKAFTTVAMDFGRLTIDSDLVIHLYATPGQERFDFIYPLLVKNALALIILGDITDKKSLKAVPHYYKKFITLKRIPTVVALTKNDLENKVPEEKIKQILSELPDDIPIIRINATDKEDVKKAVLFALEQLDSDEDIEEVV, from the coding sequence ATGATGATATTCAAAATAATAATCACAGGTAGCTTTAATGCCGGAAAAACCGAATTTATAAGACAGATAAGCGAAATAGATCCTATAACGACAGATAAGCCTGTTACAGAGAAGGAACTTAAAGAAATAAAGGCCTTCACTACTGTGGCTATGGATTTTGGAAGGCTTACAATAGACAGCGACCTTGTAATACACCTTTACGCAACACCAGGCCAGGAGAGATTTGACTTTATCTACCCACTGCTTGTAAAAAATGCATTGGCATTGATAATATTGGGTGATATAACGGATAAGAAATCCCTGAAAGCCGTGCCACACTACTATAAAAAATTTATAACACTAAAACGTATACCTACTGTCGTAGCCTTAACAAAAAACGACTTGGAAAACAAAGTTCCCGAAGAAAAAATTAAGCAGATATTATCAGAACTACCAGATGATATACCCATCATAAGAATAAATGCAACAGATAAAGAAGACGTAAAAAAAGCTGTCTTGTTTGCTTTGGAACAACTCGATTCCGATGAAGACATAGAAGAGGTAGTTTAG
- a CDS encoding metal ABC transporter permease — protein sequence MVEGLLFRAAIVGVLLAIPLSIMSYFVVMRKMTFAGVGIAHSAFGGVALNFLLGFSSFLFPVVFCLLASLFIGFMYRKGGFSEDSIIDVIFVFSMAFGVFILSLSEGYSANILGILFGDILSVGRGDVFAALGVFFVGVVFVSFFFSHLHLATYNEELAKIRGINTDFLYYAFWAVLSLTVVFSIKLIGIILVNAFLVLPTLVGLNLSRNYRGIIATAVISSIISIAGGVFVSYVFNAPTGATIVLVYVLLWLLSFFVKLLRS from the coding sequence ATGGTTGAAGGATTGCTTTTTAGGGCTGCCATAGTTGGAGTTTTGCTTGCTATACCTTTGTCTATAATGTCTTACTTTGTAGTTATGAGAAAGATGACATTTGCCGGTGTTGGTATAGCTCATTCTGCCTTTGGAGGCGTGGCTTTAAATTTTTTGTTAGGTTTTAGCAGTTTTCTTTTTCCTGTTGTTTTTTGTCTTTTGGCTTCTCTGTTTATAGGTTTTATGTATAGAAAGGGAGGTTTTAGTGAGGATAGTATTATAGATGTAATATTTGTGTTTTCAATGGCATTTGGTGTGTTTATTTTAAGCTTGTCTGAGGGATATTCTGCAAATATTTTAGGTATTTTATTTGGGGATATTTTATCAGTAGGAAGGGGTGATGTTTTTGCGGCATTAGGTGTATTTTTTGTGGGTGTTGTATTTGTATCATTTTTTTTCTCGCATTTACATCTGGCTACTTATAATGAAGAGCTTGCAAAGATTAGAGGTATAAATACAGATTTTTTGTACTATGCTTTTTGGGCAGTTTTGTCTTTGACTGTTGTTTTCTCTATAAAACTTATAGGAATAATTTTGGTTAATGCATTTTTGGTTTTGCCTACGCTTGTCGGTCTAAATTTATCAAGAAATTATAGAGGCATAATAGCCACCGCAGTTATTTCTTCTATTATCAGCATAGCAGGGGGCGTTTTTGTTTCTTATGTTTTTAACGCCCCCACAGGTGCCACTATAGTTTTAGTTTATGTTTTGCTGTGGCTGTTAAGTTTTTTTGTAAAATTACTGAGGAGTTAG
- a CDS encoding response regulator codes for MSEKRVLIVCDEAILNDIIKFFFEKMSYKVDMVDNPKDAVNKVETFNYQLLIIGKNKGTIVKPKLADILYSKASHKPHIIVFKDPGEIIPKEFYITPIPRPTFIQDIMKVLEKEGIKVQNGYSKEEINLENFIENPNYRQTSTFDFFKNLKGNIKFIIKKGNSRLLGLTMGTDLYIISSDLEEPYDIIKLKNTEIAYEPLNLNEFLSMPLSKVFKANFREFIVKAIDRINDKNLLLSFLPKLDYYIKLKAPVYVLKQIDLIVENIDIDRISSKDENITLRDAIENGSSLSKVKAVVCMYILNMIDIEENIESNKFDVKIKKSFLKKIIDKIRGL; via the coding sequence ATGTCTGAAAAAAGAGTGTTAATAGTATGCGACGAAGCTATACTGAATGACATAATTAAATTTTTCTTTGAAAAGATGTCCTACAAAGTAGATATGGTTGATAATCCAAAAGATGCAGTAAACAAAGTAGAGACTTTCAACTATCAGTTGCTCATAATAGGAAAAAACAAAGGCACTATAGTAAAACCAAAGCTCGCAGATATACTCTACTCAAAAGCAAGCCATAAACCGCACATTATCGTTTTTAAAGACCCAGGAGAGATAATTCCAAAAGAATTCTACATAACACCTATACCAAGGCCAACTTTCATTCAAGATATAATGAAGGTTTTAGAAAAAGAAGGCATTAAGGTACAGAATGGCTATTCAAAAGAAGAGATAAACCTGGAAAACTTCATTGAAAATCCGAATTACAGGCAAACCAGCACTTTTGATTTTTTTAAGAACCTAAAAGGAAACATAAAATTTATAATAAAAAAAGGAAACTCAAGGTTACTTGGTTTGACAATGGGAACAGACCTCTACATAATATCATCTGACCTAGAAGAGCCCTATGATATAATTAAGCTCAAGAATACGGAAATAGCTTATGAACCACTCAACCTCAATGAATTTTTATCTATGCCTCTTTCAAAGGTATTTAAGGCAAATTTTAGGGAATTTATAGTAAAAGCTATAGACAGAATAAACGACAAAAATCTACTCCTATCATTTTTACCCAAATTGGATTACTATATAAAACTGAAAGCGCCAGTATATGTATTAAAACAAATAGATCTTATAGTGGAAAACATAGACATCGATAGAATTTCCTCAAAGGATGAAAATATAACACTTAGGGATGCAATAGAAAACGGTTCCAGTTTAAGTAAGGTAAAGGCAGTTGTATGTATGTATATACTCAACATGATAGACATAGAAGAGAACATTGAAAGCAATAAGTTTGATGTAAAGATAAAAAAGAGCTTCTTGAAAAAAATTATAGACAAGATAAGGGGTTTATGA
- a CDS encoding metal ABC transporter ATP-binding protein encodes MIIAKNLTVKIGNKIILDGVSFEVKKGEFVAIIGPNGAGKTTLIKTLLGLIRPTRGDVKISGLLPDEYIKLKNGIGYLPQKAIVNWSMPLRVLDVVLIERLKPFGLFRGYTKKDIEAAMHWLSRFGVEDKAFSYIRDLSGGQQQRVSLARCMINSPEILVLDEPNTAIDAVYNSMIYEILRDLSSQNNITIIMVTHDIGAVSAYVDEVMCLNVKLHCHGKPSTIDYSHMLKTVYGDGMNIMLHSEACKNCKWGGNG; translated from the coding sequence ATGATAATCGCTAAAAACTTAACTGTAAAAATAGGCAACAAAATTATATTGGATGGTGTTAGTTTTGAGGTAAAAAAGGGCGAGTTTGTTGCAATAATAGGTCCTAATGGTGCAGGTAAAACAACTCTCATTAAGACATTATTGGGTCTTATAAGGCCAACCCGAGGAGATGTAAAAATAAGTGGATTATTACCTGATGAATACATAAAATTAAAAAATGGAATAGGATATTTGCCTCAGAAAGCTATAGTAAATTGGAGCATGCCATTACGGGTATTGGATGTTGTTTTAATAGAGAGACTTAAGCCTTTTGGTTTATTTAGGGGTTACACAAAGAAGGATATAGAAGCTGCAATGCATTGGCTTAGCAGGTTTGGAGTTGAGGATAAGGCCTTCTCCTATATAAGGGATTTATCTGGAGGGCAACAGCAAAGGGTTTCCCTTGCAAGGTGCATGATAAACTCCCCAGAGATTTTAGTCTTAGATGAGCCGAATACGGCCATAGATGCTGTTTATAATTCAATGATATACGAAATTCTAAGGGATCTAAGCTCGCAAAACAATATAACTATTATCATGGTAACGCACGATATAGGTGCTGTTAGTGCCTACGTTGATGAAGTAATGTGTCTCAATGTTAAACTTCACTGCCACGGTAAACCATCAACAATAGATTATTCTCACATGTTAAAAACGGTCTATGGTGATGGAATGAATATTATGCTTCATTCTGAGGCGTGTAAAAATTGCAAATGGGGTGGTAATGGTTGA
- the trxA gene encoding thioredoxin — MAEIQLTQANWEDEVLGSDIPVLVDFWAPWCGPCRMVAPVVAEIADEYAGKLKVGKLNTDEEPEIAVRYGIMSIPTLMIFKNGEVADQIIGAVPKEYIVEKLQQVL; from the coding sequence ATGGCAGAAATACAGCTAACTCAAGCTAACTGGGAAGACGAGGTATTGGGTTCTGATATTCCGGTACTTGTGGATTTCTGGGCCCCCTGGTGCGGACCTTGTAGAATGGTAGCACCTGTAGTTGCAGAGATAGCAGACGAATATGCAGGCAAACTAAAAGTGGGGAAGCTCAACACGGACGAAGAACCTGAGATAGCAGTAAGATACGGAATAATGAGTATACCAACGCTCATGATATTTAAAAATGGCGAAGTGGCCGACCAAATCATAGGAGCAGTACCGAAAGAGTACATAGTAGAGAAACTTCAGCAGGTACTATAA
- the mraZ gene encoding division/cell wall cluster transcriptional repressor MraZ has translation MFRGRFEYALDDKGRVKIPPRFKEVLKDKHQSSLVLTVFDECIYAYPYDVWEELEKKAVNLPLTNKAARRFKRMFFSSAQDVSIDKQGRILIPSVLRDDAQIDKDVVILGNLDHIEIWSKQRWDEESKALREAEEELAEEIEKLGIF, from the coding sequence ATGTTTAGGGGTAGGTTTGAGTATGCTTTGGATGATAAAGGAAGGGTTAAAATCCCTCCTCGATTTAAAGAGGTTTTAAAGGACAAGCATCAGAGTAGTTTGGTTCTTACTGTCTTTGATGAATGTATATACGCATACCCCTATGATGTGTGGGAAGAACTTGAGAAAAAAGCAGTAAATCTGCCCTTAACAAATAAGGCTGCAAGAAGATTTAAAAGAATGTTTTTCTCGTCTGCTCAAGATGTTTCTATAGATAAACAGGGCAGAATTTTAATTCCCTCTGTTTTGAGAGATGATGCCCAGATAGATAAAGATGTTGTGATTTTAGGTAACTTAGACCATATAGAAATATGGTCTAAACAGAGGTGGGATGAGGAGTCCAAAGCTCTAAGGGAAGCTGAAGAAGAACTTGCTGAGGAAATAGAGAAATTAGGGATATTTTAA
- a CDS encoding metal ABC transporter substrate-binding protein: MKKTILAIFLFLFIGFNAFARLNVSSSIFIVSSLIKQIGGDRVNVSYVIPSSSNPHVFSPKPKELINFEKADLFVGVGFGFESWYDRVAFLRDNKRNIFLSDIYKSPLNAKRIGNKIIANPHIWLDVNFMKELGIPYIVQNMCNLDEKNCGFYRANARSLEESLSGFSRGFSRFKNICIVDVKPAFEYLLKSLGLKSCSVVIEKGNQSPTVGDLKRVFKHCRCKKGVVIYVSDKHLAEVLAKRLNYKPVCLNPLGSPDDDKTNSYVKLLSYDIGLLRESLIR, from the coding sequence ATGAAAAAGACCATTTTAGCTATTTTTCTTTTTCTTTTTATTGGTTTTAATGCTTTTGCCCGTTTAAATGTCTCAAGTAGTATTTTTATCGTTTCTTCGTTGATTAAACAAATAGGGGGTGATAGGGTCAATGTTTCTTATGTTATTCCATCTTCGTCCAATCCGCATGTTTTTTCTCCGAAACCAAAAGAGTTGATAAATTTTGAAAAGGCCGATTTGTTTGTTGGTGTAGGTTTTGGATTTGAGAGTTGGTATGATAGAGTGGCTTTTTTAAGGGATAACAAGAGGAATATTTTCCTCAGTGATATATATAAGAGCCCCCTGAATGCAAAAAGAATAGGCAACAAAATCATAGCCAATCCACATATATGGTTGGATGTGAATTTTATGAAAGAACTCGGCATACCCTATATAGTTCAGAATATGTGTAATCTGGATGAGAAAAATTGTGGATTTTATAGGGCTAATGCGCGCTCTTTAGAGGAGTCATTGAGTGGTTTTAGTAGGGGATTTAGTAGATTTAAAAATATCTGTATTGTTGATGTAAAACCCGCTTTTGAATATTTATTAAAGAGTTTAGGTTTAAAGAGTTGTAGTGTTGTAATAGAAAAGGGTAATCAAAGTCCCACTGTGGGGGATTTAAAGAGGGTATTTAAGCATTGTAGGTGTAAAAAGGGAGTAGTTATATATGTTTCTGACAAGCATTTAGCAGAGGTGTTGGCCAAAAGACTTAACTATAAACCTGTGTGTTTAAATCCGCTTGGGTCGCCAGATGATGATAAAACTAATTCTTATGTTAAGCTTTTATCTTACGATATAGGACTTCTGAGGGAATCTCTTATTAGATGA